One window of Nocardia nova SH22a genomic DNA carries:
- a CDS encoding membrane protein — MRKTVAASALLAATLCVTAGVSGTAQADDAGVVNYKATTTEKSTIISTDTGSLNVENGVFEIKAADGTTLAGTELKFRVDDFEFPIAADIAGHAATLTPQFDLAHAIYKPVDLPFQDQAPWKTPYDREQAAWSRLTTTIAAGATIGTLVGGLTGGAVGCLLGGIAGATVAAAAIVGLFGAFLPSAAIGCVGGIIAIGALGTLAGQLLVTAPVAVAAAIQYFTTINAPFTAPGK, encoded by the coding sequence ATGAGGAAAACAGTTGCGGCGTCCGCGCTGCTCGCCGCCACGCTGTGCGTCACCGCCGGCGTCTCCGGCACGGCGCAGGCCGACGACGCCGGCGTCGTGAACTACAAGGCGACCACCACCGAGAAATCCACGATCATCTCGACCGACACCGGCTCCCTGAATGTCGAGAACGGCGTATTCGAGATCAAGGCCGCCGACGGAACCACCCTCGCCGGAACGGAACTGAAGTTCCGCGTCGACGACTTCGAATTCCCGATCGCGGCCGATATCGCCGGCCACGCCGCGACCCTGACCCCGCAGTTCGACCTCGCCCACGCGATCTACAAACCGGTCGACCTGCCGTTCCAGGATCAGGCGCCGTGGAAGACGCCCTACGACCGGGAACAGGCCGCCTGGTCGCGGCTCACCACCACCATCGCGGCGGGGGCCACCATCGGCACCCTCGTCGGCGGTCTCACCGGCGGGGCCGTGGGCTGCCTGCTCGGCGGCATCGCCGGTGCGACCGTGGCCGCCGCGGCCATCGTCGGCCTGTTCGGCGCCTTCCTGCCCTCGGCCGCGATCGGCTGTGTGGGCGGCATCATCGCCATCGGCGCGCTGGGCACCCTCGCCGGTCAGCTGCTGGTGACCGCGCCGGTGGCGGTCGCGGCCGCGATCCAGTACTTCACCACGATCAACGCGCCGTTCACCGCGCCCGGCAAGTAG
- a CDS encoding PDR/VanB family oxidoreductase: MTELTVRVSDRRDTGTGVFVLELVAADGDRLPPWSPGAHIDVAAGPAGVRQYSLCGDPADRRRWRLAILREPGGRGGSDHLHRTAHPGVELRVSLPRNNFELLPADDYLFVAGGIGITAILPMVIAAERAGARWTLHYGARTRAHLCFADELARYHAVRLAPQDESGLLPVAQLLDGTTATVYCCGPEPLLAAVESEAARRGIPVRTERFVPQPVEAAADRSFELRLARSGRTLHVAAGRSIVEVCEAAGVPIVTSCREGTCGSCETDVLDGEVAHRDSVLDADERARGATLMPCVSRAISDVLVLDL, from the coding sequence ATGACGGAGTTGACGGTCCGGGTGAGCGATCGGCGCGATACCGGCACGGGCGTCTTCGTCCTGGAACTGGTGGCCGCCGACGGGGACCGGCTGCCGCCGTGGTCGCCGGGCGCGCACATCGATGTGGCGGCCGGACCGGCGGGGGTGCGGCAGTATTCGCTGTGCGGCGATCCGGCCGACCGGCGCCGGTGGCGGCTCGCGATTCTGCGCGAACCCGGCGGACGCGGCGGCTCGGACCATCTGCACCGGACCGCGCACCCCGGCGTGGAGTTGCGAGTGTCGCTGCCGCGCAACAATTTCGAACTCCTACCGGCCGACGACTACCTGTTCGTCGCCGGTGGTATCGGCATCACCGCGATCCTGCCGATGGTGATCGCGGCCGAGCGGGCCGGGGCGCGGTGGACGCTGCACTACGGCGCCCGCACCCGCGCGCATCTGTGCTTCGCCGACGAACTCGCCCGCTACCACGCGGTGCGTCTGGCGCCGCAGGACGAGTCCGGACTGCTGCCGGTCGCGCAGCTGCTCGACGGCACCACAGCCACCGTCTACTGCTGTGGGCCGGAACCGCTGCTGGCCGCCGTCGAATCCGAAGCGGCGCGGCGCGGAATCCCGGTCCGCACCGAACGTTTCGTGCCACAGCCGGTCGAGGCGGCCGCCGACCGATCCTTCGAGCTGCGACTGGCCCGCAGCGGGCGCACCCTGCACGTCGCCGCGGGCCGGTCGATCGTCGAGGTGTGCGAGGCGGCGGGAGTGCCGATCGTGACCTCCTGCCGCGAGGGCACCTGCGGCAGCTGCGAAACCGATGTGCTCGACGGCGAAGTGGCGCACCGGGATTCGGTTCTCGATGCCGACGAGCGGGCCCGCGGCGCCACCCTCATGCCCTGCGTATCGCGGGCGATCTCGGATGTCCTCGTGCTCGACCTGTGA